The proteins below are encoded in one region of Pseudomonas putida NBRC 14164:
- a CDS encoding BCCT family transporter, whose protein sequence is MKNPTTLQAEGQAMGLPMARDIDWPLFVISGGFLGAFLLAALIDIDSVSALVNTLFAWSTRFFGLYWQVLMLATFAVSLFIGFSRCGRVRLGGVTQRPDISTFNWIAVIMCALLAGGGAFWAAAEPMMHFASPPPLFAGLQPHSEAAATAALAQSFVHWGFLAWAVLGSLLAIVLMHLHYDKGLPLAPRTLLYPLFGERALKGPIGTLADATSIIAVVAGTIGPIGFLGLQISSAMHAVWGLPNDIVTQSLTIVLVTAMYTVSCLVGLKGIRFVSEINVWLMIGLALFMVVFGPTLFILGGFPAAFALHVEHFIPMAMFRADPKWLDWWTVFYWGWFIGYAPMVALYVARISRGRTIREIIMTLSIIAPLVTMFWFTVVGGTGIGLELQTPGIVTAHGTQPEDLLLGVTQNLPLGGLISALFLFLSFISVATNGDAMAFTVALAMSSNDKPKKWLCGFWAIGMGLAAVVLITIGAGGVTALQSFIVITAVPVSLVILPALWDAVRIARHMAREQGV, encoded by the coding sequence ATGAAAAACCCAACCACCCTGCAGGCTGAAGGCCAGGCCATGGGCCTGCCAATGGCACGCGACATCGACTGGCCGCTGTTCGTGATCAGCGGCGGGTTCCTCGGCGCCTTCCTCCTGGCGGCACTGATCGACATCGACAGCGTGTCGGCGCTGGTCAACACCCTGTTCGCCTGGTCGACCAGGTTCTTTGGCCTCTACTGGCAAGTGCTGATGCTGGCAACCTTCGCCGTCAGCCTGTTCATCGGTTTTTCCAGATGCGGACGCGTACGCCTGGGCGGCGTCACCCAGCGCCCGGACATCAGCACCTTCAACTGGATCGCGGTGATCATGTGCGCCCTGCTGGCAGGTGGCGGCGCCTTCTGGGCCGCTGCCGAACCCATGATGCACTTTGCCAGCCCGCCCCCCCTATTCGCCGGCCTGCAGCCGCACAGCGAAGCGGCGGCCACCGCGGCACTGGCGCAATCGTTCGTGCACTGGGGCTTTCTGGCCTGGGCCGTGCTGGGCAGCCTGCTGGCAATCGTGCTGATGCACCTGCACTACGACAAAGGCCTGCCACTGGCGCCGCGCACCCTGCTTTACCCGCTGTTCGGCGAGCGGGCGCTCAAAGGGCCGATCGGCACCCTGGCCGACGCCACCTCGATCATCGCCGTGGTCGCCGGCACCATCGGCCCGATCGGCTTCCTTGGCCTGCAGATCAGCAGCGCCATGCATGCGGTGTGGGGCTTGCCCAACGATATCGTCACCCAGTCGCTGACCATCGTCCTGGTCACGGCCATGTATACCGTCTCGTGCCTGGTGGGCCTCAAAGGCATCCGTTTTGTCAGCGAGATCAACGTCTGGCTGATGATCGGCCTGGCGCTGTTCATGGTGGTGTTCGGGCCGACGCTGTTCATCCTCGGCGGCTTCCCGGCGGCTTTTGCCCTGCATGTGGAGCACTTCATCCCGATGGCGATGTTCCGCGCCGACCCCAAGTGGCTGGACTGGTGGACGGTGTTCTACTGGGGCTGGTTTATTGGCTACGCGCCGATGGTGGCACTGTACGTCGCGCGGATCTCGCGGGGCCGAACCATTCGCGAGATCATCATGACACTGTCGATCATCGCGCCGCTGGTAACCATGTTCTGGTTCACCGTGGTGGGCGGCACCGGTATCGGCCTGGAGCTGCAAACGCCTGGCATCGTCACCGCCCACGGCACCCAGCCCGAGGACCTGCTGCTGGGGGTGACGCAGAACCTGCCACTGGGTGGCCTGATCAGCGCGCTGTTCCTGTTCCTGAGCTTCATCTCGGTGGCCACCAATGGCGATGCCATGGCCTTCACCGTGGCGCTGGCGATGTCCAGCAACGATAAACCGAAAAAATGGCTGTGCGGTTTCTGGGCCATCGGCATGGGCCTGGCAGCGGTGGTACTGATCACCATCGGCGCTGGCGGCGTGACGGCCCTGCAGTCCTTTATTGTCATTACCGCGGTGCCGGTGTCGCTGGTGATCCTGCCAGCCTTGTGGGATGCAGTGCGCATCGCCCGGCACATGGCCCGCGAACAAGGCGTCTGA
- a CDS encoding DUF3726 domain-containing protein: MRVSLNEIQVMCRKAFEGMGFAPGDCEDAAELVGWLQLQGLDGVGALEKALLYLQAEAAQPYALSHEDHALLVIDAKGQSVLRCAATVVELAAAKAMRRGQAELRIHHCHNRLLLLGYLSRAAVQGLHVQARWEDARQCHLADFTAGIQRPALRSEARPGTIDAAEQSVTVLFSRPGQTATAPANTQSTLHQGFTVNEHTWQRLKQLAEHILVESTDASRRHGAGGGSDAD; the protein is encoded by the coding sequence ATGCGTGTGTCGCTTAACGAAATACAGGTGATGTGCCGCAAGGCTTTCGAAGGCATGGGCTTCGCCCCCGGCGACTGCGAGGATGCCGCCGAGCTGGTGGGCTGGCTGCAATTGCAAGGGCTGGATGGCGTGGGTGCCCTGGAAAAGGCCCTGCTCTACCTGCAAGCCGAAGCCGCCCAGCCGTACGCCTTGAGCCACGAAGATCACGCCCTGCTGGTGATCGACGCCAAGGGCCAGAGCGTGTTGCGCTGCGCCGCAACGGTGGTGGAACTGGCAGCCGCCAAGGCCATGCGCCGTGGTCAGGCCGAGCTGCGCATCCACCACTGCCACAACCGCTTGCTGCTGCTGGGTTACCTGAGCCGGGCAGCTGTGCAGGGGCTGCACGTGCAAGCTCGCTGGGAGGACGCCCGTCAGTGCCACCTGGCCGACTTTACTGCCGGCATTCAGCGCCCGGCACTGCGCAGTGAAGCCCGGCCCGGCACCATTGACGCAGCCGAGCAAAGCGTCACGGTGCTGTTCAGCCGGCCTGGCCAGACCGCAACGGCGCCTGCGAACACGCAGAGCACCTTGCATCAGGGCTTTACAGTCAACGAACACACCTGGCAACGGCTCAAGCAGCTGGCCGAACACATCCTCGTCGAAAGCACCGATGCCTCGCGCCGCCACGGGGCAGGCGGCGGCAGCGATGCTGACTGA
- a CDS encoding RidA family protein: MKHAIKTELFSSRAPLEWAVVGNGTLYTAQIPIDAQGQVVAGGIEAQARQTLDNLRHTLEAAGSSLDAVTQVLIYVTDRQYLATVNSLYADYFQAPYPNRAAIVVAGLAREEMLVELVVYACL, encoded by the coding sequence ATGAAACATGCAATCAAGACCGAGCTGTTCTCCTCCAGGGCCCCCCTGGAATGGGCGGTAGTCGGCAACGGTACGCTGTACACCGCCCAGATCCCCATCGACGCACAGGGCCAGGTGGTTGCTGGCGGCATCGAGGCGCAGGCCCGCCAGACACTGGACAACCTGCGCCATACCCTGGAAGCCGCCGGCAGTTCGCTGGATGCCGTGACCCAGGTGCTGATCTACGTGACCGACCGCCAATACCTGGCCACCGTCAACAGCCTGTATGCCGACTACTTCCAGGCCCCCTACCCTAACCGCGCGGCAATCGTAGTGGCGGGGTTGGCACGCGAAGAAATGCTGGTGGAGCTGGTGGTGTACGCCTGCCTTTGA
- a CDS encoding circularly permuted type 2 ATP-grasp protein, with protein sequence MSRAFFNEMYEANGSCRPHYQEFARWLANTPLELLEQRRREADLLFHRAGITFTLYGDSQDTERLIPFDIIPRSIRASEWRTVERGCIQRVQALNLFLQDIYHDQRILKAGIIPPEQVLANEGYQIAMQGLDLHRGLYAHIAGVDLVRDGDGSYFVLEDNLRTPSGVSYMLEDRKMMMRLFPELFAAQRIAPIDHYPNLLLDTLKSASPLDNPTAVLLTPGRFNSAYFEHAFLAREMGIELVEGADLFVRDEHVYMRTTAGPQQVDVIYRRLDDDYLDPLSFNPDSTLGVPGLISVYRAGNVVLANAVGTGVADDKSIYPYVDDMIRFYLSEEPILNNVPTWQCRKPADLSHVLAHLPELVVKETQGSGGYGMLVGPASTSAQIEDFRARIKARPHAYIAQPTLCLSTCPTFVDSGIAPRHIDLRPFVLSGSETRLVPGGLTRVALQEGSLVVNSSQGGGTKDTWVVED encoded by the coding sequence ATGTCCCGGGCTTTTTTCAATGAAATGTACGAAGCGAACGGCAGTTGCCGCCCGCATTACCAGGAGTTCGCCCGCTGGCTGGCCAACACCCCGCTGGAGCTGCTGGAACAGCGCCGGCGCGAGGCCGACCTGCTGTTTCACCGTGCAGGCATCACCTTCACCTTGTACGGCGATAGCCAGGACACCGAGCGCCTGATCCCCTTCGATATCATCCCGCGCAGCATCCGCGCCAGCGAGTGGCGCACGGTCGAGCGTGGCTGTATCCAGCGGGTGCAGGCCCTTAACCTGTTCCTGCAGGACATCTACCACGACCAGCGCATCCTCAAGGCCGGCATCATTCCGCCTGAGCAGGTACTGGCCAACGAGGGCTACCAGATCGCCATGCAGGGCCTGGACCTGCACCGTGGGCTGTATGCCCATATCGCCGGTGTCGACCTGGTGCGTGACGGCGATGGCAGCTACTTCGTGCTGGAAGACAACCTGCGTACCCCCAGCGGCGTCAGCTACATGCTCGAAGACCGCAAGATGATGATGCGCCTGTTCCCCGAACTGTTTGCCGCCCAGCGTATCGCGCCCATCGACCACTATCCCAACCTGCTGCTGGACACGCTCAAGAGCGCCAGCCCGCTGGATAACCCCACTGCCGTGCTGCTCACCCCGGGCCGTTTCAACAGCGCCTACTTCGAGCACGCCTTCCTGGCCCGGGAAATGGGCATCGAGCTGGTCGAAGGCGCAGACCTGTTCGTGCGTGACGAGCATGTCTACATGCGCACCACGGCCGGCCCCCAGCAGGTGGACGTGATCTACCGCCGGCTGGACGACGACTACCTCGACCCGCTGTCCTTCAACCCTGACTCGACGCTGGGCGTACCGGGGCTTATCTCGGTTTACCGCGCCGGCAATGTGGTGCTGGCCAACGCCGTCGGCACGGGCGTGGCCGACGACAAGTCGATCTACCCGTATGTGGACGACATGATCCGTTTCTACCTGAGCGAAGAGCCGATCCTCAACAACGTGCCCACCTGGCAGTGCCGCAAACCCGCAGACCTGTCCCATGTCCTGGCCCACCTGCCCGAGCTGGTGGTCAAGGAAACCCAGGGCTCCGGCGGCTATGGCATGTTGGTGGGGCCGGCATCGACCAGCGCCCAGATCGAGGATTTCCGGGCGCGTATCAAAGCCCGCCCGCACGCCTATATCGCGCAACCCACCTTGTGCCTGTCGACCTGCCCCACCTTCGTCGACAGCGGCATCGCGCCGCGCCACATCGACTTGCGCCCGTTCGTGCTATCGGGCAGTGAAACGCGCCTGGTGCCTGGCGGCCTGACCCGCGTGGCCTTGCAGGAAGGCTCGCTGGTGGTCAACTCGTCGCAGGGCGGCGGTACCAAGGACACCTGGGTGGTAGAGGACTGA
- a CDS encoding alpha-E domain-containing protein, translating into MLSRTASDLYWMSRYLERAENLARMLEVSYSLSLMPQAGRSDGHAELAMSLLASGTLDDYIRRHTELDTERMLHFFALDATNPSSIYCCLQAARTNAHAVRGRITADMWENINATWIEMRNIASNGLGRYGISQFCDWVKERSHLFRGATSGTIMRNDAYSFIRLGTFLERADNTLRLLDARYEMFGEASEEVSDSSARGYYQWSALLRALTSYEAFNEIYRGAPSARPVSELLLLRVDVPRSLHACIEELDLILAGLPGNSGRAAQRMAAELNARLRYTAIDEILDAGLHPWLSDFIGRVNQLGQAVHHSYLEVV; encoded by the coding sequence ATGCTTTCGCGAACCGCTTCCGACTTGTACTGGATGTCCCGCTACCTGGAACGTGCAGAAAACCTCGCACGCATGCTCGAGGTCAGCTATTCGCTGTCGCTGATGCCCCAGGCCGGGCGCAGCGACGGCCATGCCGAACTGGCGATGTCGCTGCTGGCCTCGGGCACGCTGGACGACTACATCCGCCGGCACACCGAGCTCGACACCGAGCGCATGCTGCACTTTTTTGCCCTGGACGCGACCAACCCCAGCAGCATCTATTGCTGCCTGCAGGCCGCCAGGACCAATGCCCATGCAGTGCGCGGCCGGATCACCGCCGACATGTGGGAGAACATCAACGCCACCTGGATCGAAATGCGCAACATCGCCAGCAATGGCCTTGGCCGCTATGGCATCAGCCAGTTCTGCGACTGGGTCAAGGAACGCTCGCACCTGTTCCGCGGTGCCACCTCCGGCACCATCATGCGCAACGATGCCTACAGTTTCATCCGCCTGGGCACCTTCCTGGAGCGGGCAGACAACACCCTGCGCCTGCTCGATGCGCGCTACGAAATGTTCGGTGAGGCCTCCGAAGAGGTCAGCGACAGCTCCGCCCGCGGCTATTACCAGTGGAGCGCCCTGCTGCGCGCGCTTACCTCGTATGAAGCCTTCAACGAAATCTATCGCGGCGCACCCAGCGCCCGGCCGGTGTCCGAGCTGCTGCTGTTGCGGGTGGACGTGCCACGCTCGCTGCATGCCTGCATCGAGGAACTGGACCTGATCCTGGCCGGCCTGCCGGGCAACAGCGGCCGCGCCGCCCAGCGCATGGCCGCCGAACTGAACGCGCGCCTGCGCTACACCGCCATCGACGAAATACTCGACGCCGGGTTGCACCCGTGGCTGAGCGACTTCATTGGCCGCGTCAACCAATTGGGCCAGGCCGTCCACCACTCCTACCTGGAGGTCGTATGA
- a CDS encoding transglutaminase family protein — protein sequence MKLSIRHDTTYSYASDVSNSIQFLRLTPRSSERQRINDWQLDLPCKVKGQIDPYGNILHVLTLDKPHGHLALTARGQVEIDPDCEHEAEGQSPLPFLRGSHLTLADDALVAFAARQCGSHRDRAALIGLMQGLAEHMPYSPGATSVGTTAIEAFRGGAGVCQDHTHAFLACARSLGVPARYVSGYLCTEDEQHLASHAWAEAWVDDAWYSFDITNRLTRPERHLKLAVGLDYLDACPVRGVRRGGGAEAMQASVHVHRQ from the coding sequence ATGAAACTGTCCATCCGCCACGACACCACCTACAGCTACGCCAGCGACGTGAGCAACAGCATCCAGTTCCTGCGCCTGACGCCGCGCAGCAGCGAACGCCAGCGCATCAATGACTGGCAACTGGACCTGCCCTGCAAGGTCAAGGGCCAGATCGACCCCTATGGCAACATCCTGCATGTGCTGACCCTGGACAAACCCCATGGTCACCTGGCACTGACCGCCCGCGGCCAGGTCGAGATCGACCCGGACTGCGAACACGAAGCCGAGGGCCAGTCACCCCTGCCGTTCCTGCGCGGCAGCCACCTGACCCTGGCCGACGACGCCCTGGTTGCTTTCGCCGCCCGGCAATGTGGCAGCCACCGCGACCGGGCAGCGCTGATCGGGCTGATGCAAGGCCTGGCCGAGCACATGCCCTACAGCCCCGGCGCCACCTCGGTGGGCACCACGGCCATCGAAGCGTTCCGGGGTGGCGCCGGCGTGTGCCAGGACCACACCCACGCCTTCCTGGCCTGCGCCCGCAGCCTGGGGGTGCCGGCACGCTATGTGTCCGGTTACCTGTGCACCGAGGACGAACAGCACCTGGCCAGCCATGCCTGGGCCGAGGCCTGGGTCGACGACGCCTGGTACAGCTTCGACATCACCAACCGCCTGACCCGGCCAGAACGTCACCTGAAGCTGGCGGTCGGCCTGGACTACCTGGACGCCTGCCCGGTCAGGGGCGTACGCCGCGGTGGTGGCGCCGAAGCCATGCAGGCCAGCGTCCACGTACATCGCCAGTGA
- a CDS encoding MFS transporter, translating into MSSAATPVQTHRADQDSRNAAQVLSLCLPSDVLLYLLLPMYAADFGVTLAEAGILLAANRLVRIIGYGWVVRFYARHGDRAACSLAAFAAAVCALGNAVLTGFAALLVLRLVWGLCFATFNLSTQTLATAEAQGAARRAGRSRASISIGPMLALPLGALMAQAYGPRSVFFVLCISALFGLWRARALPSTGHPVASRGGRRLRLPDSIATWSFIEGVALDGLFIFGLSLYAQTHLGESGVLAAGVLMAVRYLSEMLFSPFGGRLADRFGPLRMLVVLSLATSVALLLFGSHWLFIGAFFVLVLRALQLPLVMTLVALRNPQQRIQALAGNAIWRDIGAGLGPMLAGVLLPQVPAIWAYAGAAVAVAVAALNCAWSARN; encoded by the coding sequence ATGTCGTCCGCTGCCACACCGGTGCAAACCCACCGCGCCGACCAAGACTCGCGCAATGCCGCCCAGGTGCTCAGCCTGTGCCTGCCCAGTGACGTACTGCTCTACCTGCTACTGCCGATGTACGCAGCCGATTTTGGCGTGACCCTGGCCGAGGCTGGCATTCTGCTGGCGGCCAACCGCCTGGTACGCATCATCGGCTACGGCTGGGTAGTGCGTTTCTATGCCCGCCACGGTGACCGCGCGGCCTGCAGCCTCGCCGCCTTCGCCGCCGCCGTGTGTGCACTGGGCAACGCGGTGCTGACCGGTTTCGCCGCGCTGCTGGTGCTGCGCCTGGTCTGGGGCCTGTGCTTCGCCACCTTCAACCTCAGCACCCAGACCCTCGCCACCGCTGAAGCACAAGGCGCGGCGCGGCGTGCCGGGCGTTCGCGGGCGAGCATTTCCATCGGGCCAATGCTGGCCTTGCCGCTGGGTGCGCTGATGGCCCAGGCCTACGGCCCGCGCAGTGTGTTCTTCGTGCTCTGCATCAGTGCCCTGTTCGGGCTGTGGCGTGCACGTGCCCTGCCCAGCACCGGCCACCCGGTCGCCAGCCGAGGTGGCCGGCGCCTGCGCCTGCCAGACAGCATTGCCACGTGGTCCTTCATCGAAGGGGTAGCCCTGGACGGCCTGTTCATCTTTGGCCTTTCGCTTTACGCACAAACCCACCTGGGTGAGTCCGGAGTGCTGGCAGCGGGTGTGCTGATGGCGGTGCGCTACCTCAGCGAAATGCTCTTCAGCCCCTTCGGTGGGCGCCTGGCCGACCGCTTCGGGCCGCTGCGCATGCTGGTGGTGCTGTCACTGGCCACGTCGGTGGCGCTGCTGCTGTTTGGCAGCCACTGGCTGTTCATCGGCGCCTTCTTCGTGCTGGTGCTGCGTGCCCTGCAACTGCCGCTGGTGATGACACTGGTCGCCCTGCGCAACCCGCAACAACGCATCCAGGCCCTGGCCGGCAATGCCATATGGCGCGACATCGGCGCTGGGCTCGGGCCGATGCTTGCGGGGGTATTGCTGCCGCAGGTACCGGCGATCTGGGCCTATGCCGGGGCGGCAGTGGCGGTTGCCGTGGCAGCCTTGAACTGTGCCTGGTCGGCGCGGAATTGA